A region of the bacterium genome:
ATGGGGCCCGACGGCCGCGACGTCGCGGCCCGCACCGTGCTGCTCGCCCGGGAGGCGCGGCCGGCCGGGCTGCCCGGCGTCGCCGTCGACGGCGTCGTCGTGCGCACGCCCGACACCCTGTTGGACGACCCGGCACCGCCCGGGGACGTGACCATCGTGGGCGGAGGGGCGACCGGTGTGGGGCTGGCCGCGTTCCTGGCCGCTCTGGGCGCGCGGGTCGTCCTCGTGACGAGGTCCGACCGCCTGTTGCCGCGCCTCGACGCCGACATCGGCGCGGCGGTGACCTCCGCGCTGGCGGCCCGCGGCGTCGCGGTGCACCACCGTGCGCGTCTGCGCGAGGTGGCGGTGACGGCGTCCGGCTTCACGGCGGTCCTGGACGATCGCGCCCGGGCCGCCCGCGACCGGATCGCCGGGACCAGGCTCGTGGTCGCGACCGGTTGGCGACCGGCGACGGCGGATCTGGATCTCGCGGCGACGAAAGCCGTGCTGGACAAGCGCGGCCACGTGCAGGTCGATGCGGTCATGGCCACCGCCGAGCCGGGCCTGCACGCGGTCGGGGCGTCGGTGCCGACCCACGACGGCGAGGGCATGGCCGCGGCCGAGGTCGCGACGGTGCTGGCCCATCTGCGCGGCGAACCGACCCGGCCGTTGCGTGCGCTGTGGTCGCCGCGCCGCGTGCCCGGCCCCGTGCCCGCATTCGGTGTCGGACTGACGGCGGCCGATGCCGCGGCCATGGGGCACCTCGTGGGCACCGGATGGGACGCGGCCGGACCGCAAGACGTGGTGAAGGTGATCGTCGACGGCGAGTCGGGCGCCATGCTGGGGGTCCAGGCGGCGGGACGCGGCGCACCGGCGCTCATGCCCGCGGCCGTGGCGGCCATGCAGGACGGCGAACCGGCGGCCGACGGCGACACGCCGCTGCGCCGGGCCTGGGCCCTGGCGCAGGATCCGGGGCGCCGGGGCGGGAACCTGCGGGAGAACGACCGCCCGCAAGGCTTCAGGAGCGACCGGATCAACGACTGGACGAGCGGCCGCAATAGCGACCGGACCGAAGACCGGACCAATGGAGGTCAGTCATGAGCCCATCGTTGCCCTCGCAACTGGCGGCGGAGCTCGCCCGCGGCGGCCTGCTGACCGATGCGGCGGCCCGCCGCGTGTACGCCCGCGACGCCTCGCACATGACCCTGGGCGAACCGGTCGCCGTGGCCCTGCCGTCCGATGCCGACGAGGTCGCGGCAGTGGTGCGCGCCTGCATCGCGGCCGGGGTGCCGTTGGTCGCCCGCGGCGCGGGCACGGGGCTCAGCGGCGGCGCCGTGCCGCCCGAAGGCGCCGTCGTGCTGGCCACCGGACGCCTGAACCGTATCGGGCAGGCCAACCTGGTCTGGCCCGGCATCCGCGTCGAGCCGGGCGTGCTGAACGAGCAGGTGAGCCGGGCGGCCGCCGGCCGGGCTCTGCACTTCGCGCCCGACCCGTCGAGCCAGTCGGCGTCGGCCATCGGCGGCAACATCGCCGAGAACGCGGGCGGGCCCCACTGCCTGCGCCACGGCGTCACCCTGCAGCACCTGCGGCGCCTCGAATGGGTCGGGGCCGACGGACGGCGTCTGGCCACCGGCGACGGCGCCCTGGGCGCCCGCGGCTTCGACCTGGTCAGTCTGCTCTGCGGATCCGAGGGGACGCTGGGCATCGTCACCGCCGCCGACCTGAAGCTCACTCCCGATCCGGCCCGGGTCGGTACCCTGCTCGCCTTCTTCCCCGCCCTGGACGCGGCGACCCGCACCGTGGTCGACCTGCTCGGCGCCGGCCTGCTGCCCGTGGCCGTGGAGATGGTCGACCAGGCCATGCTCGAGGCTGTCGAGCAGGCTTTCGCCTTCGGCTTCCCCACCGACGTCGAGGCGGCGATGATCGTCGAGTTCGGGGACGACGCCGAGGCCGTGGCCGAGGACACGGCCCGAGCGCGCGAGCTGCTGCTGGCCGGCGGCGCGCACGAGGTGCGCCTGGCCGCCGATGCGGCCGAGCGGGCCGAGCTGTGGAAGTGCCGCAAGAAGGCCTTCGGGGCGGTGGGTCGTCTGGCCCCCAACTACGTGACCATGGATGTCGTCGTGCCGCTGGGCGAACTGCCCGACCTCGTCGCGGAGATCCAGCGCATCAAGGCGCGGCACGGGGTCGAGATCGCCACGGCCTTCCACGCCGGCGACGGCAACCTGCATCCGGGCGTGCACTACGACGACCGCGATCCCGAATCCGGCCGCGCGGCCCACGCCGCCGCCGACGAGATCATCGCCGACGCCATCCGGCGGGGCGGCAGCGCCACGGGCGAGCACGGCGTCGGCATCGAGAAGCTGCACGCGTTGCCGTGGCAGATGGACGCCGTGACCGCTCGGCTCCACCACCGGATCGCGCGGGCCTGGGACCCGCAGGGCCTGCTCAATCCCGGCAAGCTGCTGCCGGATCCGGCCGCGGAGTACGCCGCCATGCCGCCCGTCCCCGCGGTGGTGGCGAGCGCGCGCCGCGACATGACGATCACCGCGCCGGCGGCGGCGCGGCTGTCCGAGGTGCAGGCGGCGGCCGCGGCCGACGGCCTGTGGCTGCCGGTGGGACTGCCCGGTCCATCCGGCGGTGCGGGCTTGGGCGGCGATCCGACGATCGGCGACCTGGTCGATCATCTCGCCACCGGGCCGCTTCTGCTGGCCGGCGCCTCGACCCGCGATCTGCTGCTCGCGGGCTGGTTCGGGACCGCGGCCGACACGGCCTTCCGCAGCGGGGCTCCGGTGTTCAAGAACGTGGCCGGCTACGGTTTGCACCACGCCCTGTGCGGAGCGGGGGGCGTCTGGGCGGCGACCCTCGGGGCCACCTTCGCCCTGCGCCCGCGGCCCGAGGCC
Encoded here:
- a CDS encoding NAD(P)/FAD-dependent oxidoreductase, producing the protein MGPDGRDVAARTVLLAREARPAGLPGVAVDGVVVRTPDTLLDDPAPPGDVTIVGGGATGVGLAAFLAALGARVVLVTRSDRLLPRLDADIGAAVTSALAARGVAVHHRARLREVAVTASGFTAVLDDRARAARDRIAGTRLVVATGWRPATADLDLAATKAVLDKRGHVQVDAVMATAEPGLHAVGASVPTHDGEGMAAAEVATVLAHLRGEPTRPLRALWSPRRVPGPVPAFGVGLTAADAAAMGHLVGTGWDAAGPQDVVKVIVDGESGAMLGVQAAGRGAPALMPAAVAAMQDGEPAADGDTPLRRAWALAQDPGRRGGNLRENDRPQGFRSDRINDWTSGRNSDRTEDRTNGGQS
- a CDS encoding FAD-binding protein; this encodes MSPSLPSQLAAELARGGLLTDAAARRVYARDASHMTLGEPVAVALPSDADEVAAVVRACIAAGVPLVARGAGTGLSGGAVPPEGAVVLATGRLNRIGQANLVWPGIRVEPGVLNEQVSRAAAGRALHFAPDPSSQSASAIGGNIAENAGGPHCLRHGVTLQHLRRLEWVGADGRRLATGDGALGARGFDLVSLLCGSEGTLGIVTAADLKLTPDPARVGTLLAFFPALDAATRTVVDLLGAGLLPVAVEMVDQAMLEAVEQAFAFGFPTDVEAAMIVEFGDDAEAVAEDTARARELLLAGGAHEVRLAADAAERAELWKCRKKAFGAVGRLAPNYVTMDVVVPLGELPDLVAEIQRIKARHGVEIATAFHAGDGNLHPGVHYDDRDPESGRAAHAAADEIIADAIRRGGSATGEHGVGIEKLHALPWQMDAVTARLHHRIARAWDPQGLLNPGKLLPDPAAEYAAMPPVPAVVASARRDMTITAPAAARLSEVQAAAAADGLWLPVGLPGPSGGAGLGGDPTIGDLVDHLATGPLLLAGASTRDLLLAGWFGTAADTAFRSGAPVFKNVAGYGLHHALCGAGGVWAATLGATFALRPRPEAVRGLTVVPGDAPDATLAVLWGWLRGCGGGTAGATAVVEADGETRILLPGRDRPWDLARKTAALEAAVAPHGGRVREEGQVAFAEAAELAAAFLPGWALSGPDWWAIDPLPATAEAAPPGGGRLVFLAGPGRFWSPDVPTPRRGWANDHVIAGGVVSPLPEPAAGVPRDLLAALQEIFDPDGLRAVPDWLAAAGREVRP